The Pirellulales bacterium genome segment TGTCATTCGTCGAAGACAATCGCGCCACGAAGACTACGTTCTGGAGTCACACGGGTGACATCCGCGTCCGCACGCTGCGGATCCGCGGTTTGCAGCACTACTACGGCGCGGGCGACTTGCGCAAGCAAGTGCTGTTCGACAATAGTCTCGACGTCTTCGCCGGCGAAATCGTGATCATGACCGGACCTTCCGGCTCCGGCAAAACGACCCTGCTCACGTTGCTCGGCGCATTGCGCACCGTGCAGGAAGGGAGCGTCGGCGTCCTGGGCCACGAATTGCTCGGCGCCACTCCCGCCGAACTCATCTCGACGCGCCACAATCTGGGCTTCATCTTTCAAGCGCACAATCTTTTCGGCTCATTGACGGCGATGCAAAACGTCGCAATGGGCTTGGAACTGTTTCCTTTCACACGCGCCGAGATGAAGGAGCGAGCCGCGACGCTCCTCACGCGGCTGGGGCTGGGGCAGCGATTGAATTACAAGCCGCACTCGCTCTCCGGCGGACAGAAGCAGCGAGTGGCGATCGCCCGCGGGCTGGCCCATCGGCCGAAGATCGTGTTGGCCGACGAGCCGACCGCGGCGCTCGACGAAAAATCGGGGCGCGAGGTCGTGACGCTGTTCAAGGAATTAGCCCGCGAAGAGCAAGTGACGATCGTGATGGTCACTCACGACAATCGAATTCTCGACGTCGCCGACCGGGTCGTGAACATGGTCGATGGCCGGATCAAATCGGATGTGGTGGTGAGCGAGGCGGCGCTGATCTGCGAATTCATCAAGAAGGTGCCGCCGTTCCAGTCTCTTTCGCCGGCCACCCTGGCC includes the following:
- a CDS encoding ATP-binding cassette domain-containing protein — translated: SFVEDNRATKTTFWSHTGDIRVRTLRIRGLQHYYGAGDLRKQVLFDNSLDVFAGEIVIMTGPSGSGKTTLLTLLGALRTVQEGSVGVLGHELLGATPAELISTRHNLGFIFQAHNLFGSLTAMQNVAMGLELFPFTRAEMKERAATLLTRLGLGQRLNYKPHSLSGGQKQRVAIARGLAHRPKIVLADEPTAALDEKSGREVVTLFKELAREEQVTIVMVTHDNRILDVADRVVNMVDGRIKSDVVVSEAALICEFIKKVPPFQSLSPATLAAIADKMWAEQHSGGEVIVRKGEPADKFYLIRHGEVTVQSDDGSGQQMVVSLKEGECFGKRALLAADPSPATVRTTKSSLLYTLGRDDLKAGLDSSPSFREELQKALFDRQ